In Sphingobacterium zeae, one genomic interval encodes:
- a CDS encoding LTA synthase family protein, with protein sequence MSIPLLCWLLFFVTSFINVNIYREWGDKISKRAIDSFLASPSGAVASAEATPVFLPIVGMVIGILCGYFLYRWMFKKVFFFNIKSPVGNIFKLVVGMFVLFTFIRGGYGRATLNPSKAYYSEDTFYNHAAVNTQWAFLRDFFAKNTKLKNPYNYFSDQKEIAEKLRPAFQHQPDSAVQVLSTTRPNVVFIMLESFVGDLIQSLGGEKGITPHMEELIKGGILFDHIYSAADRSDKGMVAILSGFPAQGPESIIKYIDKHENMPAIGQELDHAGYETSFYHGGQSEFYNFKSYMLTHGIARVVDNANFGLDAERASWGVYDHVVFNRMIKDFKKEKQPFFSTIFTLVNHEPFDLKNGYKFGNATNADKFKSTAYYTDSVVYDFISKAKKEAWYKNTLFVIVADHGHRLPSEKWELFHPNRFHIPLIFFGDVIKPEFRGKIFSRIGNQTDLAATLLTQLKLPTERYHWSRDLFNPTTPQIAFYNSKDAFGVITPEQAVSFDNVGRIINYRSNKEYPVSKTDSLLNIGKAYYQDVYREFLKY encoded by the coding sequence ATGTCTATACCATTATTGTGCTGGTTGTTATTTTTTGTGACAAGCTTTATCAATGTCAATATCTACCGGGAATGGGGCGACAAAATCTCCAAGCGTGCGATCGATTCCTTTTTGGCCTCACCTTCAGGAGCTGTAGCTTCGGCAGAAGCCACGCCGGTATTCCTCCCAATCGTCGGCATGGTGATCGGCATATTGTGTGGCTATTTTTTATACCGCTGGATGTTTAAAAAGGTATTCTTTTTCAATATCAAATCTCCGGTTGGTAATATCTTTAAACTGGTCGTCGGAATGTTTGTCCTCTTCACGTTTATTCGAGGTGGTTATGGGCGGGCAACATTAAACCCCAGTAAAGCTTATTATTCGGAAGACACATTTTATAATCATGCGGCAGTCAATACGCAATGGGCTTTTTTACGCGATTTCTTTGCTAAAAATACCAAACTGAAAAACCCATATAATTACTTTAGCGATCAGAAAGAGATCGCAGAGAAACTACGGCCCGCCTTTCAGCATCAGCCCGATTCGGCAGTTCAGGTGCTTTCAACGACTCGTCCGAATGTGGTCTTTATTATGTTAGAAAGTTTTGTCGGCGACCTCATCCAGTCCCTCGGGGGGGAGAAGGGAATTACGCCACACATGGAAGAGTTGATCAAAGGGGGGATTTTGTTTGACCATATTTATTCTGCTGCTGATCGATCTGACAAAGGAATGGTGGCAATATTGAGTGGCTTTCCCGCTCAAGGGCCGGAAAGTATTATTAAATATATTGATAAACATGAAAATATGCCTGCAATTGGGCAAGAGCTCGATCATGCAGGTTACGAAACATCCTTTTACCACGGTGGACAAAGTGAGTTTTACAATTTTAAATCGTATATGCTGACCCATGGGATCGCTAGGGTTGTGGACAATGCTAATTTTGGCTTGGATGCCGAACGTGCCTCGTGGGGGGTATATGACCATGTGGTTTTTAATCGGATGATCAAGGACTTTAAAAAGGAAAAACAGCCTTTCTTTTCGACGATCTTTACCTTGGTCAACCACGAGCCATTCGATTTAAAAAACGGTTATAAGTTTGGCAATGCTACCAATGCAGATAAGTTTAAAAGCACAGCATATTATACGGATTCAGTAGTGTATGACTTTATCTCTAAAGCCAAAAAGGAAGCTTGGTATAAGAATACTCTTTTTGTTATTGTAGCTGATCATGGGCACCGCCTTCCTTCAGAAAAATGGGAGCTATTCCATCCCAATCGTTTTCATATTCCATTGATCTTTTTCGGAGATGTTATCAAGCCCGAGTTTCGGGGGAAAATTTTCAGCAGAATTGGCAATCAGACAGATTTGGCAGCAACGCTATTGACCCAATTGAAACTTCCAACCGAACGTTACCATTGGAGCCGGGATTTATTTAATCCAACCACACCTCAAATTGCCTTTTATAATTCCAAAGATGCCTTTGGAGTGATTACTCCAGAGCAAGCGGTTTCCTTTGATAACGTGGGAAGGATAATCAACTATAGGTCGAACAAGGAATATCCAGTGAGCAAAACAGATAGTTTGTTGAATATCGGTAAAGCGTATTATCAAGACGTATATCGTGAATTTTTAAAATATTAG